In Flexibacter flexilis DSM 6793, a genomic segment contains:
- a CDS encoding arginine deiminase — MNLRLNSEFGTLKAVLMHRPGREIDRLTPYNVHEFLFEDMPYLEIMQREHDEFRSLIKGATGATVYRLHELLIEVLIDDALLLNAFKIALSDAKLQHLAEDIIVRFSTAECANALLAGVKVRELKRRMNHRSLDEMSDNEFVISPNPNFYFMRDAAAVIQNGVISCQMKHPARRRETLALRMIYENHPLFKENAKIIYPNEHTQQRPDGTFPCIEGGDIIVLTDKALAIGNSERTDSEAIMEVAKQVLKNGKVERVYEVLLPKKRNFMHLDTVFTIIDENLVVTYPDALQNVLETRVHRKEGVDENGNVILSTEVLKESLLSTLRNEIDYLEIIETGNGNPEYASREQWFDGANVFAIGPRRVISYNRNKYTNRALREAGVEVLQIPSSELSRGLGGPRCMTMALDRQDFHWTPSLSGRY, encoded by the coding sequence ATGAACTTAAGATTAAATTCAGAGTTTGGAACACTCAAAGCCGTGCTAATGCACCGCCCAGGTAGGGAAATCGACCGCCTAACGCCTTATAATGTGCATGAGTTTTTGTTTGAGGATATGCCATATCTGGAAATTATGCAACGCGAACACGACGAGTTCCGCAGCCTCATCAAAGGCGCGACAGGCGCGACGGTGTATCGTTTGCATGAATTATTGATTGAGGTTTTGATAGACGATGCGCTTTTGCTCAACGCCTTCAAAATCGCGCTTTCTGATGCAAAACTCCAACACTTAGCCGAAGATATTATCGTTCGTTTTTCTACGGCAGAATGTGCCAATGCGCTATTGGCTGGCGTAAAAGTACGCGAACTAAAACGCCGCATGAATCATCGTTCGTTGGATGAAATGTCTGATAATGAGTTTGTTATCTCTCCGAATCCGAATTTTTATTTCATGCGCGATGCGGCAGCTGTTATCCAAAACGGCGTGATTTCGTGTCAAATGAAACACCCAGCACGCCGCCGCGAAACGTTGGCTTTGCGCATGATTTACGAAAATCACCCACTTTTCAAGGAAAATGCTAAAATCATTTATCCAAACGAACATACGCAGCAAAGACCAGACGGAACTTTTCCGTGTATTGAAGGTGGCGATATTATTGTACTGACGGACAAGGCATTAGCCATCGGCAACTCAGAGCGCACCGACTCGGAAGCGATTATGGAAGTGGCCAAACAAGTGCTAAAAAATGGTAAAGTGGAGCGCGTGTACGAAGTGTTATTGCCTAAAAAGCGCAACTTCATGCACTTGGATACTGTTTTTACTATTATTGATGAAAACTTGGTGGTAACTTACCCAGACGCTTTGCAAAACGTGTTGGAAACGCGCGTACACCGCAAAGAAGGCGTGGACGAAAACGGCAATGTGATTCTTTCGACGGAAGTTTTGAAAGAGTCGTTGCTCTCAACGCTTCGTAACGAAATTGATTATTTGGAAATCATCGAGACAGGCAACGGAAACCCTGAATACGCCTCGCGCGAACAGTGGTTTGATGGTGCAAACGTGTTTGCTATCGGGCCTCGTCGCGTAATTTCTTATAACCGTAACAAATACACGAACAGAGCTTTACGCGAAGCGGGTGTAGAAGTGTTACAAATCCCGTCGTCGGAACTTTCGCGCGGCTTGGGTGGTCCTCGTTGTATGACGATGGCTCTTGACCGCCAAGATTTCCACTGGACTCCGAGTCTTTCGGGACGTTATTAA